A DNA window from Aquarana catesbeiana isolate 2022-GZ linkage group LG01, ASM4218655v1, whole genome shotgun sequence contains the following coding sequences:
- the FOXB2 gene encoding forkhead box protein B2, with protein MPRPGKNSYSDQKPPYSYISLTAMAIQSSTEKMLPLSDIYKFIMDRFPYYRDNTQRWQNSLRHNLSFNDCFIKIPRRPDQPGKGSFWALHPDCGDMFENGSFLRRRKRFKVHRAEHLASKSHQMIHYFHHQHGQTKLGLTTSENAAVAGIGRLPHFQPYSLNGSQSTGFKHPFAIENIIGRDYKGVMSGGLPLASMMHHLGYPVPSQLSNMVSSMWPHVGMMDPMASMTVPQEYGHFGVPMKTICHAPSQTIPAVPVPIKPTASLPPVSAIPSLTVNPSSMCNPTATVAASILEQSASTHSDSKNSMLHSVLVHS; from the coding sequence atgcCTCGACCAGGGAAAAACTCCTATAGTGATCAGAAGCCACCCTACTCCTACATCTCCCTGACTGCTATGGCCATCCAGAGCTCCACCGAGAAGATGTTACCCCTGAGTGACATTTACAAGTTCATCATGGACCGGTTCCCCTACTACAGAGATAACACCCAGAGGTGGCAGAACTCCCTAAGGCACAATTTATCTTTCAATGACTGCTTCATCAAGATCCCTAGAAGACCTGACCAGCCTGGCAAAGGTAGTTTTTGGGCACTGCACCCAGACTGTGGGGACATGTTTGAGAATGGCAGCTTCTTGAGGAGAAGAAAAAGGTTTAAAGTGCACAGAGCTGAGCACCTGGCCTCCAAAAGTCACCAGATGATCCATTATTTTCATCACCAGCATGGACAAACCAAACTGGGGTTGACTACTTCAGAGAATGCGGCAGTGGCAGGGATTGGGAGATTACCCCACTTTCAGCCATATAGCCTCAATGGGAGCCAGTCCACAGGGTTCAAGCACCCCTTCGCTATAGAAAACATCATTGGCAGAGATTATAAAGGGGTGATGAGTGGTGGTCTCCCTTTAGCATCCATGATGCATCACCTGGGATACCCAGTGCCCAGTCAACTTAGCAACATGGTCAGTTCCATGTGGCCCCACGTTGGCATGATGGACCCTATGGCAAGCATGACAGTGCCACAAGAGTATGGGCATTTTGGGGTGCCAATGAAAACTATTTGCCATGCCCCAAGTCAGACTATCCCAGCTGTGCCTGTCCCTATAAAACCAACAGCCTCTCTGCCACCAGTATCCGCAATCCCAAGCCTGACTGTCAATCCCTCTAGCATGTGCAACCCTACAGCTACAGTGGCCGCTTCTATTCTGGAGCAGTCTGCGTCCACTCACTCGGACAGTAAGAATAGTATGCTGCACTCAGTGCTGGTCCATTCCTAG